The following proteins are co-located in the Pomacea canaliculata isolate SZHN2017 linkage group LG10, ASM307304v1, whole genome shotgun sequence genome:
- the LOC112573981 gene encoding forkhead box protein D3-like isoform X2 translates to MRFDMEHSVFEPTSDSTLPPTHPLHRLHQHPHQQQHIGYGGNSFHGLLDLRKPVGVTMSPYSYPALSLSASTAGSRQHGRVEGRHEHAATLTICGTSSHPSSPSSSDSRMSPSEYYRHAQHQHLLQLQQRSQKHQQQQHRSRGSVDEGSPSFRLAFDDSNDNTEQCGDEVNADEGSGRRHNADSGDDSDTDDDQPLEVDSPAPSPLNVSPRSQPDPATDPVGEMQCNGDATSEACDEEFVPRGDSEHNDDDIDLQHPNDDKCDESLDGSACDSSGKDDSHVHSDRDSDEGKMSDARSCDGSKEKKKSNLVKPPYSYIALITMSILQSPRKRLTLSGICEFIMNRFPYFREKFPAWQNSIRHNLSLNDCFVKIPREPGNPGKGNYWTLDPASEDMFDNGSFLRRRKRYKRATSSDLMVQPTAFMSAADPYFNPHHPFYAAAAAAAAAHHHHPHHPGASFAGGNHHHHHHHHAAAAAAAAAAAAGLTSYPYMSPLTHQLSLLHGEYARVSAAPHLPHPHPHPHHAHAHAHSALNMAIAGMAGGMTPQMTLSAVAAPAVVPAGQYLKLESKLEQLKEQASPTPPSSPQAAKMHFAVSVALTTPQTSSSGGLLSSSSSSTPSLTASSSSATTTTTPSKPGFTIDNIIGLSSSSPSASTSSPSSVITSTTRADSLNK, encoded by the coding sequence ATGAGGTTTGACATGGAACACAGTGTTTTTGAGCCCACGTCTGACTCTACCCTTCCCCCGACACATCCACTGCACCGTCTTCACCAGCACCCTCACCAGCAACAGCACATAGGCTATGGCGGAAACTCCTTCCATGGACTTCTAGACTTAAGAAAACCAGTAGGTGTGACAATGTCCCCTTATTCGTACCCGGCTCTGTCACTGTCTGCCAGCACCGCTGGAAGCAGACAGCATGGCAGGGTGGAGGGACGGCATGAACATGCTGCCACCTTGACTATATGCGGAACAAGTTCGCATCCATCTTCACCTTCGTCGTCCGATTCACGCATGTCGCCATCCGAGTACTACCGCCACGCACAGCATCAGCATCTCTTGCAACTTCAGCAACGGTCGCagaaacatcagcaacagcaacaccGCAGTCGTGGCAGCGTCGACGAAGGCAGTCCGAGTTTCAGACTTGCTTTCGATGACAGCAACGACAACACAGAGCAATGTGGTGACGAGGTAAATGCTGATGAAGGTTCTGGTAGAAGGCACAATGCGGACAGTGGCGACGACAGCGACACGGACGACGACCAGCCACTGGAGGTGGACTCGCCGGCACCCTCCCCTCTAAACGTGTCCCCTCGTTCTCAACCTGATCCTGCGACTGACCCTGTCGGAGAAATGCAGTGCAATGGCGATGCCACCTCCGAGGCCTGCGACGAGGAATTTGTACCCAGGGGAGATAGTGAGCACAACGACGACGACATTGACCTCCAGCATCCTAATGACGATAAGTGCGATGAGAGTTTAGACGGCTCAGCGTGCGATTCCTCAGGAAAAGATGACAGTCACGTACATTCCGACAGAGACAGTGACGAGGGAAAAATGTCGGACGCGCGCAGCTGTGACGGCAGCaaggagaaaaagaagtcaAATTTGGTAAAGCCACCCTACTCCTACATTGCCCTTATCACCATGTCCATTCTGCAGTCCCCACGCAAACGACTGACCCTGTCGGGGATATGTGAGTTTATCATGAACCGCTTCCCGTATTTTCGTGAGAAGTTCCCGGCATGGCAGAACAGCATCCGACACAACCTCTCACTCAACGACTGCTTTGTTAAGATCCCACGAGAGCCTGGAAATCCAGGCAAAGGCAACTACTGGACGCTGGACCCTGCAAGCGAGGACATGTTTGACAATGGCAGCTTCCTCAGAAGACGCAAGCGTTACAAACGCGCTACTTCCTCGGATCTGATGGTCCAGCCAACGGCTTTCATGTCTGCCGCTGACCCCTATTTCAATCCGCATCATCCTTTCTACGCTGCCGCGGCGGCAGCTGCAGCCGCgcaccaccatcacccccaTCACCCAGGAGCGTCATTTGCAGGcggcaatcatcatcatcaccatcatcatcatgctgcAGCGGCGGCTgcggcagcagcagcggcagcggGACTGACTAGCTACCCCTACATGTCCCCTTTGACGCATCAGCTGTCCTTGCTCCATGGGGAATATGCCCGGGTGTCTGCTGCACCGCAtctcccacacccacacccacaccctcaccaCGCACATGCCCATGCTCACTCGGCTCTGAACATGGCCATTGCAGGTATGGCCGGGGGCATGACCCCTCAGATGACCTTATCAGCCGTTGCTGCCCCAGCAGTCGTTCCGGCAGGTCAGTACCTGAAGCTTGAGAGTAAGCTGGAGCAGCTGAAGGAGCAGGCTTCACCGACGCCGCCTTCCTCCCCGCAGGCAGCGAAGATGCACTTTGCAGTTTCCGTTGCCTTGACGACGCCACAGACCTCGTCTTCAGGAGGGCTGCTTTCTTCGAGCTCTTCGTCTACACCCTCGTTAACAGCATCGTCTTCGTCAGCCACCACAACCACGACCCCTTCAAAGCCAGGATTCACCATTGACAATATAATAGGACTGTCATCGTCGTCCCCCTCAGCATCAACGTCTTCGCCGTCGTCGGTAATCACATCGACGACGCGTGCTGACAGTTTGAACAAG
- the LOC112573981 gene encoding forkhead box protein D3-like isoform X1: MRFDMEHSVFEPTSDSTLPPTHPLHRLHQHPHQQQHIGYGGNSFHGLLDLRKPVGVTMSPYSYPALSLSASTAGSRQHGRVEGRHEHAATLTICGTSSHPSSPSSSDSRMSPSEYYRHAQHQHLLQLQQRSQKHQQQQHRSRGSVDEGSPSFRLAFDDSNDNTEQCGDEVNADEGSGRRHNADSGDDSDTDDDQPLEVDSPAPSPLNVSPRSQPDPATDPVGEMQCNGDATSEACDEEFVPRGDSEHNDDDIDLQHPNDDKCDESLDGSACDSSGKDDSHVHSDRDSDEGKMSDARSCDGSKEKKKSNLVKPPYSYIALITMSILQSPRKRLTLSGICEFIMNRFPYFREKFPAWQNSIRHNLSLNDCFVKIPREPGNPGKGNYWTLDPASEDMFDNGSFLRRRKRYKRATSSDLMVQPTAFMSAADPYFNPHHPFYAAAAAAAAAHHHHPHHPGASFAGGNHHHHHHHHAAAAAAAAAAAAGLTSYPYMSPLTHQLSLLHGEYARVSAAPHLPHPHPHPHHAHAHAHSALNMAIAGMAGGMTPQMTLSAVAAPAVVPAGQYLKLESKLEQLKEQASPTPPSSPQAAKMHFAVSVALTTPQTSSSGGLLSSSSSSTPSLTASSSSATTTTTPSKPGFTIDNIIGLSSSSPSASTSSPSSVITSTTRADSLNKVRGTSPSSVTAIVSASTYRPAGLAGIHSLPATLAALRHGGAGVPVGSSAFASPLTLSAGLSGMSPLELEKYRQYIQACALPAWHR, translated from the coding sequence ATGAGGTTTGACATGGAACACAGTGTTTTTGAGCCCACGTCTGACTCTACCCTTCCCCCGACACATCCACTGCACCGTCTTCACCAGCACCCTCACCAGCAACAGCACATAGGCTATGGCGGAAACTCCTTCCATGGACTTCTAGACTTAAGAAAACCAGTAGGTGTGACAATGTCCCCTTATTCGTACCCGGCTCTGTCACTGTCTGCCAGCACCGCTGGAAGCAGACAGCATGGCAGGGTGGAGGGACGGCATGAACATGCTGCCACCTTGACTATATGCGGAACAAGTTCGCATCCATCTTCACCTTCGTCGTCCGATTCACGCATGTCGCCATCCGAGTACTACCGCCACGCACAGCATCAGCATCTCTTGCAACTTCAGCAACGGTCGCagaaacatcagcaacagcaacaccGCAGTCGTGGCAGCGTCGACGAAGGCAGTCCGAGTTTCAGACTTGCTTTCGATGACAGCAACGACAACACAGAGCAATGTGGTGACGAGGTAAATGCTGATGAAGGTTCTGGTAGAAGGCACAATGCGGACAGTGGCGACGACAGCGACACGGACGACGACCAGCCACTGGAGGTGGACTCGCCGGCACCCTCCCCTCTAAACGTGTCCCCTCGTTCTCAACCTGATCCTGCGACTGACCCTGTCGGAGAAATGCAGTGCAATGGCGATGCCACCTCCGAGGCCTGCGACGAGGAATTTGTACCCAGGGGAGATAGTGAGCACAACGACGACGACATTGACCTCCAGCATCCTAATGACGATAAGTGCGATGAGAGTTTAGACGGCTCAGCGTGCGATTCCTCAGGAAAAGATGACAGTCACGTACATTCCGACAGAGACAGTGACGAGGGAAAAATGTCGGACGCGCGCAGCTGTGACGGCAGCaaggagaaaaagaagtcaAATTTGGTAAAGCCACCCTACTCCTACATTGCCCTTATCACCATGTCCATTCTGCAGTCCCCACGCAAACGACTGACCCTGTCGGGGATATGTGAGTTTATCATGAACCGCTTCCCGTATTTTCGTGAGAAGTTCCCGGCATGGCAGAACAGCATCCGACACAACCTCTCACTCAACGACTGCTTTGTTAAGATCCCACGAGAGCCTGGAAATCCAGGCAAAGGCAACTACTGGACGCTGGACCCTGCAAGCGAGGACATGTTTGACAATGGCAGCTTCCTCAGAAGACGCAAGCGTTACAAACGCGCTACTTCCTCGGATCTGATGGTCCAGCCAACGGCTTTCATGTCTGCCGCTGACCCCTATTTCAATCCGCATCATCCTTTCTACGCTGCCGCGGCGGCAGCTGCAGCCGCgcaccaccatcacccccaTCACCCAGGAGCGTCATTTGCAGGcggcaatcatcatcatcaccatcatcatcatgctgcAGCGGCGGCTgcggcagcagcagcggcagcggGACTGACTAGCTACCCCTACATGTCCCCTTTGACGCATCAGCTGTCCTTGCTCCATGGGGAATATGCCCGGGTGTCTGCTGCACCGCAtctcccacacccacacccacaccctcaccaCGCACATGCCCATGCTCACTCGGCTCTGAACATGGCCATTGCAGGTATGGCCGGGGGCATGACCCCTCAGATGACCTTATCAGCCGTTGCTGCCCCAGCAGTCGTTCCGGCAGGTCAGTACCTGAAGCTTGAGAGTAAGCTGGAGCAGCTGAAGGAGCAGGCTTCACCGACGCCGCCTTCCTCCCCGCAGGCAGCGAAGATGCACTTTGCAGTTTCCGTTGCCTTGACGACGCCACAGACCTCGTCTTCAGGAGGGCTGCTTTCTTCGAGCTCTTCGTCTACACCCTCGTTAACAGCATCGTCTTCGTCAGCCACCACAACCACGACCCCTTCAAAGCCAGGATTCACCATTGACAATATAATAGGACTGTCATCGTCGTCCCCCTCAGCATCAACGTCTTCGCCGTCGTCGGTAATCACATCGACGACGCGTGCTGACAGTTTGAACAAGGTAAGAGGTACTTCGCCCTCCTCAGTGACTGCCATTGTATCGGCATCTACCTACCGACCAGCAGGGTTAGCGGGTATTCACTCACTGCCCGCCACCCTTGCTGCTCTGCGACACGGAGGGGCGGGGGTTCCCGTGGGGAGCAGTGCTTTTGCCTCTCCCTTGACTTTATCCGCGGGGCTCTCGGGTATGTCACCCTTGGAGCTGGAAAAGTATCGTCAGTATATACAAGCGTGCGCCCTTCCTGCATGGCATCGATAG